A stretch of the Orcinus orca chromosome 1, mOrcOrc1.1, whole genome shotgun sequence genome encodes the following:
- the LPAR3 gene encoding lysophosphatidic acid receptor 3 isoform X4 — protein MGPCCCVASRGSQSEQFYDVQFFSTMNECYYDKQMDFFYNRSNTDTADEWTGTKLVIVLCVGTFFCLFIFFSNSLVIAAVIKNRKFHFPFYYLLANLAAADFFAGIAYVYLMFNTGPVSKTLTVNRWFLRQGLLDTSLTASLTNLLVIAVERHMSIMRMRVHSNLTKKRVTLLILFVWAIAIFMGAVPTLGWNCLCDISACSSLAPIYSRSYLIFWSVSNLMAFFIMVVVYLRIYMYVKRKTNVLSPHTSGSISHRRTPMKLMKTVMTVLESYIRSLKQEKPPCEQSSTAGRFWYSCQM, from the exons GATGTTCAGTTCTTCTCCACAATGAATGAGTGCTACTATGATAAGCAGATGGACTTTTTTTATAATAGGAGCAACACTGACACTGCCGATGAGTGGACAGGAACGAAGCTTGTAATTGTTTTGTGTGTTGGAACATTTTTCTGcctgtttatctttttttctaattctctggTCATCGCAGCAGTAATCAAAAACAGAAAGTTTCATTTCCCCTTCTACTACCTGTTGGCTAACCTAGCCGCTGCAGATTTCTTTGCTGGAATTGCCTATGTATACCTGATGTTTAACACTGGCCCAGTTTCCAAAACTCTGACTGTCAACCGCTGGTTTCTCCGCCAGGGGCTTCTGGACACTAGCTTAACAGCCTCCCTGACCAATTTGTTGGTTATTGCCGTGGAGAGGCACATGTCAATCATGAGGATGCGAGTCCACAGCAACCTGACCAAAAAGAGAGTGACGCTGCTCATCTTGTTCGTCTGGGCCATTGCCATCTTTATGGGGGCTGTCCCCACACTGGGCTGGAATTGCCTCTGTGACATCTCTGCCTGCTCTTCCCTGGCCCCCATTTATAGCAGGAGTTACCTCATTTTCTGGAGTGTGTCCAACCTCATGGCCTTCTTCATTATGGTCGTGGTGTACCTGCGGATCTACATGTACGTAAAGAGGAAAACCAACGTCTTATCTCCGCACACAAGTGGGTCCATCAGCCACCGGAGGACACCCATGAAGCTAATGAAGACGGTGATGACTGTCTTAG AGTCTTACATAAGAAGCctcaaacaagaaaaacctcccTGTGAACAAAGCAGCACCGCTGGAAGATTTTGGTATTCATGCCAAATGTGA